From the genome of Psychrobacter sp. M13:
AAACTTCCTATAATTAATAGTGCTAGCGCGGCAATAGATAAGCGCTCAGATAATAAGCTCATCGCCATTGCCACTGCGATTGCGCCAATCAATAACGCCGACCCAAACCAAAATAGCCCATTATCGCTCGCTGGTGGCTGCTCCTGCAAAGTAATTTTGGCGCCCTCATCAGTGAGCTTAAGCATATATTAGACCTCAATAGTTAATGGCTTAATAGGTGAAGGCGGTATCAAAAGTTATCAATAGCGAAGAATTGACTAAACTGAACGATGACTCTACCAGCCCAAAGCCGTCTTTTGCATAGTAATAAGCTCAGCGATGCCCTGTTCAGCTAGCGCCAACATATCGTCCGCTTGCTTACGAGTAAACGGCTTTTCTTCAGCGGTGCCTTGGAGTTCAATAAACTCACCCTTTTGCGTCATTACAACGTTGAGATCAGTATCACAGCTGGCATCTTCTTCATAGTTTAGATCTAGATACGCCTCACCATCCTTCATGCCGACAGAAACGGCTGCCACCAAGCCGATTAATGGATCGGCTTTGAGTTTTTTGGTTCGCTGCAATCTCTCTATCGCATCAATCAAGGCAATAGCCGCGCCTGTGACACTAGCGGTACGTGTGCCTCCATCAGCTTGCAGGACATCACAGTCGAGATAAATCGTGTTTTCACCAAGCTTACTCAAATCTATCATCGCACGCAGACTACGACCGATCAGACGCTGAATCTCTTGAGTACGT
Proteins encoded in this window:
- the rph gene encoding ribonuclease PH, with amino-acid sequence MRNDNRQLNQLRSISFERHYTKHAEGSVLVSFGDTKVLCTASVESGVPRWLKGKGKGWITAEYGMLPRATNTRNQREAARGKQSGRTQEIQRLIGRSLRAMIDLSKLGENTIYLDCDVLQADGGTRTASVTGAAIALIDAIERLQRTKKLKADPLIGLVAAVSVGMKDGEAYLDLNYEEDASCDTDLNVVMTQKGEFIELQGTAEEKPFTRKQADDMLALAEQGIAELITMQKTALGW